The sequence below is a genomic window from Flagellimonas marinaquae.
GAAAAAGGAACATCCAACTCTTTTGAAGAAGAACGGGTGCTGGAGGATTATCAAGGGTTGGAAATGGCGTTCGATCTTGCGGTCACACCCGAGGCCGAAGTAGAAATCGTAGTGGACCAAAGTACGGGCAGTTCCTTAAAGGGAACAGGGGAGGGTATTTTGTTGATCGAGATCAATACCAACGGTAAATTTAACATGTACGGGGAGTTTGTGGCCGTAACTGGAGAATACAATTTTAAATACGGTGGCGTTATCGACAAAAAGTTCAAGGTTAGGCCCGGGGGCACCATTCTTTGGGAAAGAGACCCATTGGCGGCACAGTTGAACCTGGAAGCCGTTTATTCTCTAAATGCCAACCCGGCCCCTCTTTTGGACAACGCCGGGTACACGGGCAGAATACCCACAGAGGTTGTGGTGCGATTGGATGGAGAACTGGAGAGCCCCAATATTAATTTTGATATTGACTTCCCAGGGACCAATTCCGTGGTGCAATCCGAACTTGAGTATCGATTGCAAGACCCGACCATTAAAGAGCGTAACGCCTTTTTTCTGTTGGCGCAAGGAACATTTGTGAACCCTCAATCCGGCGGGATCAATCAACAAGCGGTTACCGGAAACCTGATTCAAACAGCTTCGGGACTGTTCAATCAAATTTTATCCGGCAATAACGACAAACTCAATTTTGGTCTATCCTACGAGCAAGGATATAACGATCCCAACGCCGATATATCCACCGAAGATCGTATCGGGGTTACCGTGACCACGCAGATTTCGGACCGAATATTGGTCAATGGAAGGGTAGGGGTGCCTGTCGGCGGAGTTTCCGAGACTGTAGTTGCGGGAGATGTTGAAGTCCAAATATTGTTGAACGATGAAGGGACCTTGAGCGCCAAAATATTCAATAGGGAAAACCAGATACAACAGTTTTTGGCAGAACGCCAAGGGTATACACAAGGTATTGGTCTGTCCTATCAGGTTGATTTTAATAGCTTTAGAGAACTGATGCGAAAAGTGTTCAACAAAAAAGAAAAAGAGGAAAATATAAAGGAAACACCCTCTCAAAAACAACCCTCTCAAGTCATGGGTAAGGACAGCTTGATCCGCTTTTCACAAAAGCCTGCAAATCGCCCCTAATACCCCAAAAAGAATTTATATTTTTCAAAGTTTTTTGATTAATTTATTACGAAAACGTTTGAGAAATTTGTTTAAATCAAATATATTATCAAGACATTCAAAATTTGAATAAAGTTTCCTAGCTTTGATCTCTTAAAAATTTGAATGGCTTCAAAAATTAAAAAAATAGGAGTACTTACATCAGGTGGAGACTCTCCTGGAATGAATGCCGCGATTCGTTCCGTAGTCCGGACCTGTGCTTATCTAAAAATAGAATGTGTGGGTATCTACAGAGGATACCAGGGGATGATCGAGGGCGACTTTAAGACCTTCGATGCACGTAGTGTAAACAACATTATCAACAAAGGAGGAACAATACTAAAATCTGCCCGTTGCGAAGAGTTTAGGACCAAAGAGGGAAGAAAAAAAGCCCACGACCAATTGGTCAAGGAAGGCATAGATGCCTTTGTGGTCATTGGAGGTAATGGAAGCTTTACCGGCGCCCTTATGTTCAACGACGAATACGGGTTTCCCGTAATGGGAATTCCCGGGACCATAGACAACGATATTTTGGGGTCTTCCTATACGTTAGGTTTCGATACGGCCATAAATACCGTGGTCGATGCTATCGATAAAATTCGGGATACCGCAAGCTCGCACAACCGATTGTTCTTTGTGGAAGTAATGGGTAGGGATGTCGGTCATATTGCACTTAACGCGGGAGTAGGGGCAGGAGCCGAGGAAATTCTGATTCCCGAACAAAATTTGGGATTGGAGCGTTTATTGGAATCCTTAAAACGCAGCAAGGCCTCCGGTAAATCGTCCAGTATCGTAATTGTGGCAGAAGGCGATAAAACCGGTAAAAATGTATTCGAACTAAAAGAATACGTAGAGGAGCATTTGCCCATTTACGATGTTAGGGTGTCCGTTCTCGGACATATGCAACGAGGGGGCAACCCAACTTGTTTTGATCGTGTTCTGGCCAGTAGGATGGGAGTGAAAGCCGTTGAAAGCCTTTTGGAGGGCAAGTCCAATCAAATGGTAGGGATAAGGGATACCAAAATGGTGCTTACGCCCTTGGCGGAAGCCATTAAAGCACATACGGAGATCGACGAGGAACTCATAAGGGTTTCAGATATAATGACAACATAATTTTAATGACAAAAAAAGAAAATATGTCAAATTTGAAAATTGGAATCAACGGATTCGGTAGAATTGGAAGGTTGGTATTTAGAGCAACCGTAAAAAGAGGCGACGTAGATGTAGTTGCAATCAACGATTTGTTGGATGTTGAACACCTTGCGTATTTATTGAAGTATGATTCGGTACATGGCAATTTTGACGGTACCGTGGAAGTTAAGGACGGAAACTTGGTCGTAAACGGTAAAACCATCAGAATAACTGCCGAGCGTGACCCTAAAAACTTAAAATGGGATGCGGTAGGAGCTGAGATAGTTGCGGAGTGTACGGGAATCTTCACTACTTTGGACATGGCACAAAGCCACATCGACGGAGGGGCCAAAAAAGTGGTTATTTCCGCTCCATCCAAAGATGCACCGATGTTTGTAATGGGAGTTAACCATAAAGATGTTAAAGCAACCGATACAATTATTTCCAACGCATCTTGTACCACTAACTGTTTGGCACCAATTGCCAAGGTGTTGGACGATAACTTTGGTATTGACGAAGGATTGATGACCACTGTTCACGCTACCACGGCCACTCAATTAACTGTGGACGGTCCTTCCAAAAAGGATTACAGAGGGGGACGAAGTGCTTTATTGAACATTATTCCGGCATCAACAGGGGCTGCCAAAGCAGTGACCAAGGTAATCCCGGCATTGGAAGGGAAACTTACAGGTATGGCCTTTAGAGTGCCTACGGCGGATGTTTCCGTAGTGGATTTGACCGTTCGTTTGGAAAAGGAAACCTCTTACGAAGAAATTAAGAAAGCCATGAAAACTGCATCTGAAGGTGAATTGGCCGGAATTCTTGGTTATACCGAGGAATTGGTGGTATCTCAGGATTTCGTAGGGGATGTTAGGACCTCCATTTTTGATGCAGGCGCTGGAATCGAATTGAATTCCAAGTTCTTCAAAGTGGTTTCTTGGTACGATAATGAAACTGGATACTCCAATAAACTAGTTGATTTGGCATTGCACGCTGCAAGCCTATAATCTTTATCTAAAATAGTACTTGTCCTGAAGAGGGATTTCCCCTCTTCAGGATTTTAATATAAAATATAGACGTATGGTTTTGATAGTGGATAGCGGAGCCACAAAATCGGATTGGATCGCTCTTGACGAAAGTGGTAAACAATTGTTTGTTACCCAAACTTTAGGCTTAAGTCCCGAGGTATTGACTAAAGAAGTGATCGAGGATCGATTGGCCAATAATTTTGAGCTTTCCAAAAACAGACAGGATGTACGTCAGTTGTACTTCTATGGTGCCGGATGCGGTACCGATAGAATGAAGAATTTTTTAAAGTCCATTTTCAAGGACTTCTTTCCCAATGCCAAAGCAGAGGTAAGGGAGGATACCTATGCCGCAATCTATTCCACGACCAAAATTGGAAGACAAGGTATTGTCTGTATTTTGGGCACAGGATCCAA
It includes:
- the pfkA gene encoding 6-phosphofructokinase; the protein is MASKIKKIGVLTSGGDSPGMNAAIRSVVRTCAYLKIECVGIYRGYQGMIEGDFKTFDARSVNNIINKGGTILKSARCEEFRTKEGRKKAHDQLVKEGIDAFVVIGGNGSFTGALMFNDEYGFPVMGIPGTIDNDILGSSYTLGFDTAINTVVDAIDKIRDTASSHNRLFFVEVMGRDVGHIALNAGVGAGAEEILIPEQNLGLERLLESLKRSKASGKSSSIVIVAEGDKTGKNVFELKEYVEEHLPIYDVRVSVLGHMQRGGNPTCFDRVLASRMGVKAVESLLEGKSNQMVGIRDTKMVLTPLAEAIKAHTEIDEELIRVSDIMTT
- the gap gene encoding type I glyceraldehyde-3-phosphate dehydrogenase, translated to MSNLKIGINGFGRIGRLVFRATVKRGDVDVVAINDLLDVEHLAYLLKYDSVHGNFDGTVEVKDGNLVVNGKTIRITAERDPKNLKWDAVGAEIVAECTGIFTTLDMAQSHIDGGAKKVVISAPSKDAPMFVMGVNHKDVKATDTIISNASCTTNCLAPIAKVLDDNFGIDEGLMTTVHATTATQLTVDGPSKKDYRGGRSALLNIIPASTGAAKAVTKVIPALEGKLTGMAFRVPTADVSVVDLTVRLEKETSYEEIKKAMKTASEGELAGILGYTEELVVSQDFVGDVRTSIFDAGAGIELNSKFFKVVSWYDNETGYSNKLVDLALHAASL